The proteins below are encoded in one region of Myxococcales bacterium:
- the cysK gene encoding cysteine synthase A gives MLAAFSSIADVIGNTPLVLLARLSEELGISLHAKVEGVNPAGSVKDRIARAMVDDAEERGLLRPGATLIEPTSGNTGIALAMIAAVRGYRLILTMPEAMSRERVQLLRAFGAEVVLTAGTLMKKAVEQAELLGATTPGAVMLRQFENPANPRVHEQTTAEEIWRDSAGKIDVFVAGIGTGGTISGVGRVLKTRSPSTHIVGVEPAGAAVLSGQEPVGHHIQGIGAGFVPKVLDRSVIDEVLAVSEDAALDAARRLARRDGVLSGFSAGAAMSAVFVLAARPEFRGKSFVVVLPDTGERYVSTALFERVSG, from the coding sequence ATCTTGGCGGCCTTCTCCAGCATCGCAGACGTGATCGGAAACACCCCTTTGGTGTTGCTCGCGCGGCTCTCCGAAGAGCTCGGCATCTCGCTGCACGCCAAGGTCGAAGGCGTGAACCCGGCGGGCAGCGTCAAAGATCGCATCGCCCGCGCGATGGTCGACGACGCCGAGGAGCGGGGACTGCTTCGCCCGGGCGCGACGCTGATCGAGCCCACCAGCGGCAACACCGGCATTGCCTTGGCGATGATCGCCGCGGTCCGCGGGTATCGGCTGATCCTCACCATGCCCGAGGCCATGAGCCGCGAGCGGGTCCAGCTGCTTCGAGCCTTCGGCGCCGAGGTCGTGCTGACGGCCGGCACACTGATGAAAAAGGCGGTGGAGCAGGCCGAGCTGCTCGGCGCCACTACGCCGGGGGCCGTGATGCTGCGGCAGTTCGAGAACCCGGCGAATCCGCGCGTGCACGAGCAGACCACCGCCGAGGAGATCTGGCGGGACAGCGCTGGAAAGATCGACGTGTTCGTCGCTGGCATCGGCACCGGCGGGACCATCAGCGGGGTGGGTCGTGTGCTCAAGACGCGCAGCCCCTCGACCCACATCGTCGGCGTGGAACCGGCCGGGGCTGCAGTGCTCTCCGGGCAGGAGCCGGTCGGTCACCATATCCAGGGCATCGGCGCGGGCTTCGTGCCCAAGGTGTTGGACCGAAGTGTGATCGACGAGGTGCTCGCCGTCAGCGAGGACGCGGCACTCGACGCCGCCCGGCGCCTCGCGCGAAGAGATGGCGTGCTCTCGGGCTTCAGCGCAGGCGCGGCGATGAGCGCGGTGTTCGTGCTCGCGGCCCGACCCGAGTTCCGCGGCAAGAGCTTCGTGGTCGTCCTGCCCGATACCGGCGAGCGCTACGTCTCGACCGCGCTGTTCGAACGGGTCTCGGGCTGA
- a CDS encoding patatin-like phospholipase family protein gives MEKRVVYYSAAGRPAQVCFARLAAAAKVVSHDPPRIEHAGSILALSVETAASGVEARLAAGYVNLLLLDLRADAADDARACVERARALCSRLDHAPDVELRYGFHRIVALVRGDDEDTDRLIAELGGRGIGHVLRERPADTDFPRRILDAIVDITTHRAVGKTALAASGGGITGIFFELGALKCLDDCLTPGVLDLDMYFGISAGAVVTGIMSAGYSVDELMASIAGHPGGRLPPIDLQLFRFGHLNFRDLGQRLAAATDIFWRAAYELAWRRTLPSFNDLILDYTSLIGAPFRSDRFEAALREILSRPGVDNDFRRLKKPLFIGASDQDARRHLMFGSEGHDHVPISQAIQGSVSVNPAFSAVEIESRFYEDGAVTRTSNFVEAIARGADLVFILDPFVPYVSQLAGAANRRGILYNIDQDIRSMSYTRFENTREWVLRKHPEVSTYTFLPSNRVRRLLSMNPMDHRPYLAIWRGAYLSTFERVKRLVPRLEGDLAVHGIRLALERAQAVAERLEQRVEPQFSDFFPDGRVELNLPPLAFDEAARPQSPQPETRSNSAVET, from the coding sequence TTGGAAAAGCGCGTGGTCTACTATTCGGCAGCCGGGCGCCCCGCCCAGGTCTGCTTTGCCCGTCTGGCCGCCGCGGCGAAGGTGGTCTCCCATGACCCGCCACGCATCGAGCACGCTGGCAGCATCCTCGCGCTCTCGGTGGAGACTGCGGCGAGCGGCGTCGAGGCGCGGCTGGCAGCCGGTTACGTGAATCTGCTCTTGCTCGACCTGCGCGCGGACGCGGCGGACGACGCCAGGGCATGCGTCGAGCGGGCGCGGGCGCTCTGCTCACGCCTCGATCACGCACCCGATGTCGAGCTGCGATATGGCTTTCACCGCATCGTGGCGCTGGTGCGCGGTGACGACGAGGACACCGACCGGCTGATCGCCGAGCTCGGCGGTCGGGGGATCGGCCACGTCCTGCGCGAGCGGCCTGCCGATACGGACTTCCCTCGGCGAATCCTGGACGCCATCGTCGACATCACGACGCACCGTGCGGTGGGCAAGACGGCCCTGGCTGCATCGGGCGGCGGAATCACGGGGATCTTCTTCGAGCTGGGAGCGCTCAAGTGCCTGGATGACTGCCTGACCCCGGGGGTGCTCGACCTGGACATGTATTTTGGCATCAGCGCCGGCGCCGTCGTCACCGGGATCATGAGCGCGGGCTACTCCGTCGACGAACTGATGGCGTCGATCGCCGGGCATCCGGGCGGGCGCTTGCCGCCGATCGACCTACAGCTCTTCCGCTTCGGACACCTGAACTTCCGAGACCTCGGTCAACGCTTGGCGGCGGCCACCGACATCTTCTGGCGCGCCGCCTACGAGCTCGCCTGGCGCCGCACGTTACCTAGCTTCAACGATCTGATCTTGGACTACACCTCGCTGATCGGTGCGCCATTTCGCTCGGACCGCTTCGAGGCCGCGCTGCGCGAGATCCTGTCGCGTCCTGGGGTCGACAATGACTTTCGCCGGCTGAAGAAACCGCTCTTCATCGGAGCCTCGGACCAAGACGCACGCCGGCACCTCATGTTTGGCAGTGAGGGACATGACCATGTCCCCATCAGCCAAGCCATCCAGGGCTCCGTGAGCGTCAACCCAGCTTTTTCAGCCGTGGAGATCGAGTCGCGTTTCTACGAAGACGGCGCCGTGACCCGCACCAGCAACTTCGTCGAGGCCATCGCACGCGGTGCGGACCTGGTGTTCATCCTCGACCCCTTCGTGCCTTATGTCTCACAGCTGGCTGGTGCCGCGAACCGACGCGGCATTCTGTACAACATCGACCAGGACATCCGCTCCATGTCCTACACCCGCTTCGAGAACACGCGGGAGTGGGTCCTGCGCAAACATCCCGAAGTGAGCACGTACACCTTCCTGCCCTCCAACCGCGTGCGTCGGCTGCTCAGCATGAATCCGATGGACCACCGGCCATATCTCGCCATCTGGCGCGGCGCTTATCTCTCCACCTTCGAGCGGGTCAAGCGGCTGGTGCCGCGGCTGGAGGGAGATCTCGCGGTGCACGGGATCCGGCTCGCGCTCGAGCGGGCCCAGGCGGTGGCAGAGCGCCTGGAGCAGCGGGTCGAGCCGCAGTTCTCGGACTTCTTCCCCGACGGCCGCGTCGAGCTCAACTTGCCGCCGCTCGCGTTCGACGAAGCAGCACGACCGCAATCCCCTCAGCCCGAGACCCGTTCGAACAGCGCGGTCGAGACGTAG
- a CDS encoding acetyl-CoA carboxylase biotin carboxylase subunit, which produces MFQKVLIANRGEIAVRIARTLKEMGIVPVAVMSEVDRDALHVRVAGEAYEIGPAPAAESYLRIDKLIEVAKRSGCQALIPGYGFLSENPALPEACEDNGIVFIGPPASAMRELGSKTAAREKMSAAGVPIVPGGPANTAEEALVTAARIGYPVMLKATAGGGGKGMRLVATEAELPGALERAKSEAKKAFGNDEVYLEKAIVRPRHVEVQVLGDRQGNVVHLFERDCSVQRRHQKVVEETPCPVLDDATARKMGEVAVKGAKAVGYYSAGTFEFLLAEDGSFYFLEVNTRLQVEHPITELCTGVDLVREMVRIADGEPLGYAQDAITRRGAAIECRVYAEDPSTGFLPSPGLINELRVPAGPGVRDDSGAYEGCTISSNYDPLISKLCVWASTREQALARMRRALSEYVVAGIRTNLPFHERLFEHPEFLSGRYDTSLIERNKAELLSGTRIPDRDKHLFAAAVALATFREKRGPSSLAAQNGNEPGLAPWVAAQRSRLTPGRPR; this is translated from the coding sequence ATGTTCCAGAAAGTTCTCATCGCAAACCGCGGAGAAATCGCCGTTCGCATTGCCCGCACGCTGAAGGAGATGGGCATCGTCCCGGTCGCCGTCATGAGTGAGGTCGATCGCGATGCGTTGCACGTGCGCGTCGCTGGAGAGGCCTACGAGATCGGGCCGGCGCCAGCCGCCGAGAGCTACCTCCGCATCGACAAACTGATCGAGGTGGCAAAACGTTCGGGCTGCCAAGCCCTGATCCCGGGCTACGGCTTCCTGAGCGAGAACCCGGCTCTGCCGGAGGCCTGCGAGGACAACGGCATCGTCTTCATTGGTCCTCCGGCGAGCGCCATGCGGGAGCTCGGCTCGAAGACCGCGGCGCGCGAGAAGATGAGCGCGGCGGGTGTCCCCATCGTTCCCGGTGGCCCGGCGAACACCGCGGAAGAGGCACTCGTCACCGCGGCGCGCATCGGATATCCGGTCATGCTGAAGGCGACGGCCGGCGGCGGCGGCAAAGGCATGCGGCTGGTCGCGACGGAGGCGGAGCTGCCGGGCGCCCTCGAGCGCGCCAAGAGCGAAGCCAAGAAGGCCTTCGGTAACGACGAGGTCTACCTGGAAAAGGCCATCGTTCGGCCACGCCACGTCGAAGTGCAGGTGCTCGGCGATAGGCAAGGCAACGTCGTGCACTTGTTCGAGCGGGACTGCTCGGTTCAGCGCCGTCACCAGAAGGTGGTGGAAGAGACGCCCTGCCCGGTGCTCGACGACGCGACGGCCCGAAAGATGGGGGAGGTCGCGGTGAAGGGCGCGAAAGCGGTCGGTTATTACTCCGCCGGCACCTTCGAGTTCCTGCTGGCCGAGGACGGTTCTTTCTACTTCCTCGAAGTGAACACCCGGCTGCAGGTCGAACACCCCATCACGGAGCTGTGCACCGGCGTCGACCTCGTGCGCGAGATGGTACGCATCGCCGATGGTGAGCCGCTCGGCTACGCGCAGGACGCGATCACGCGGCGCGGCGCCGCCATCGAATGCCGCGTCTACGCCGAGGATCCGAGCACTGGGTTTCTCCCGAGCCCGGGGCTGATCAACGAGCTGCGTGTGCCCGCGGGTCCTGGCGTCCGCGACGACAGCGGCGCGTACGAGGGCTGCACGATCAGCTCCAACTACGACCCGTTGATCTCGAAGTTGTGTGTGTGGGCGTCGACTCGAGAGCAGGCGCTGGCCCGCATGCGCCGCGCGCTCTCCGAGTACGTCGTCGCCGGCATCCGCACGAACCTACCGTTCCACGAGCGCCTGTTCGAGCACCCGGAGTTCCTGTCCGGCCGCTACGACACGTCGCTCATCGAGCGCAACAAGGCCGAGCTGCTCAGCGGCACGCGGATCCCCGACCGGGACAAACACTTGTTCGCGGCAGCGGTGGCGCTCGCCACGTTCCGCGAGAAGCGCGGACCCAGCAGCCTGGCCGCACAGAACGGCAACGAACCCGGCCTGGCGCCCTGGGTCGCGGCGCAGCGGTCACGTCTGACTCCGGGGAGGCCCCGCTGA
- a CDS encoding CoA transferase, translated as MAALSGVRVLDLTRLLPGPFATLVLAELGAQVDKIEDPNLGDYTRHAPPVVGPHGAAFHALNRGKRSAVLDLKSSEGVRVFERLLPHYDVLFEQFRPGVLDRLGIGHQRLLELCPKLVICALTGYGQTGPLKSRAGHDLNYLARAGLVGLGGPAESKPTIPPFQLADVSGGLWSVIAILASLRERDQTGRGQVLDIAMLDSVVPFATIALSKILGGELPERGNELLTGGVAPYDTYTTADGETMTLGALEPKFLTKFCAANAIEVDLSALMPGPHQVELKRRFAEVIAQKTRREWEAFNAEHDVCFEPALRPDELLSDPQIAARGLFFEGKAGEETVRYYRTPVTPRDLAPTPAPGPGEHTDAILREAGFDADELAALRAANVIR; from the coding sequence ATGGCCGCGCTCTCCGGTGTCCGGGTGCTCGACCTCACCCGACTCTTGCCAGGCCCCTTCGCCACCCTGGTGCTCGCCGAGCTCGGCGCACAGGTGGACAAGATCGAAGATCCGAACCTGGGCGATTACACCCGGCATGCGCCGCCCGTGGTCGGGCCCCACGGTGCGGCGTTCCACGCGCTGAACCGCGGCAAACGCAGCGCCGTGCTCGATCTGAAGAGCAGCGAAGGTGTGCGCGTGTTCGAGCGCCTGCTGCCGCACTACGACGTGCTGTTCGAGCAGTTCCGACCTGGCGTCCTCGATCGGTTGGGGATCGGCCACCAACGTCTGCTCGAGCTCTGCCCGAAGCTCGTGATCTGCGCGCTGACCGGCTACGGACAGACCGGACCGCTCAAGTCACGCGCGGGCCACGATCTCAACTATCTGGCGCGGGCGGGTCTGGTAGGATTGGGCGGCCCCGCCGAGAGCAAACCCACCATCCCGCCATTCCAGCTCGCGGACGTGAGCGGCGGGCTGTGGAGTGTGATCGCCATCCTGGCGAGCCTGCGCGAGCGCGACCAGACCGGGCGGGGCCAAGTGCTCGACATCGCGATGTTGGACTCCGTGGTTCCGTTCGCGACCATTGCGCTATCCAAGATCCTGGGCGGCGAGCTTCCGGAGCGCGGCAACGAGCTGCTCACTGGCGGCGTCGCCCCCTACGACACGTACACGACTGCCGACGGCGAGACGATGACCCTCGGCGCCCTGGAGCCGAAATTCCTGACCAAGTTCTGCGCCGCAAACGCCATCGAGGTCGATCTGAGCGCCCTCATGCCGGGCCCCCACCAAGTGGAGCTGAAGCGCCGCTTCGCAGAGGTCATTGCGCAGAAGACCCGCCGCGAGTGGGAGGCATTCAACGCCGAGCATGATGTGTGTTTCGAGCCAGCGTTGCGACCCGACGAGCTGCTCTCGGATCCGCAGATCGCCGCACGCGGTTTGTTCTTCGAGGGCAAAGCAGGAGAAGAGACGGTGCGTTATTACCGCACGCCGGTCACTCCGCGGGATCTCGCACCCACGCCCGCCCCGGGCCCTGGTGAACACACGGATGCAATCTTGCGAGAGGCCGGCTTCGACGCTGACGAGCTCGCCGCACTCCGCGCCGCCAACGTCATCCGCTGA
- a CDS encoding protein kinase, producing MVAAEPTRACPQCGATCQPTHQYCPTCGFPVANVSQSSEDRMIGRTLPGGYHILDLVSVGGMGRVYRAEQSVLGRTVAVKVIHPHLLADENAALRFMTEARAASQLNHPNSVSVFDFGRTEDGQPYLVMEFLRGKDLATVAWEEGPLPFSRIVDVLRQALTALGEAHELGIVHRDLKPENIILEPLRRGGDFVKVVDFGLAKLKGDAQGRSITNPGIVCGTPDYMAPEQGRGDALDGRSDLYGLGVVLFQLLTGRLPFDADSPTQVVMMHLTIPMPDPRQVAPERNIPDVLVDVVTKAMAKEADQRYQDAIEFSDALLAALRAFEGVPSSPVASVGPGTLQPGMEGTLTALGVECPACNSRVASAKFCGECGERLPLKSRPDSPTRADFPLPLLAREEDLAWLEDRRRQVVNSIVGARIVGEAGSGKTRLLQEFAARARADGDCVVLVGPDPFWCEAANSSLRDALKGLTGLDEKAIRALSEDASPEARRGIEDVFDGERTRRDDKRSAAERRFAAAEALRWALLGAASATSKRVILAIDELHRIDGPSRAAFADALGEPPEARVLMVCTHAPGFESGWGASHAARVLSGLPPQALSQVLSMVPTAQLDAAEDETGRGVLPMYAEQLLRFHLDGGNDPPRRLGDLVGLRVDTLDPSARRTLQSLSVLGDRVELDMLLALLPKNHPVETSLVELQTAGMAVRAGEVWSTSHPLLRELVLTGIPAAVRRELHAKALRVCEQHAAPIEAQALHAYEAQDSFQALLLLEQVADRATARGDLNTEIEALRRGLEIARRDVARGELDDPLRAVLIFARKLGAALTRAGNFADAEGILREALDIAGPSGADRARVLGSLAQVAHGRHREAEAVNYIDQAIDTARQSGAYDLVSSFSDARKAWAN from the coding sequence ATGGTAGCGGCGGAACCGACTCGGGCATGCCCCCAGTGCGGTGCGACCTGCCAGCCCACTCATCAGTACTGTCCGACCTGCGGCTTCCCGGTGGCAAACGTCAGTCAGTCCAGCGAAGACCGCATGATCGGCCGGACCCTGCCCGGCGGTTACCACATCCTGGATCTGGTCAGCGTCGGCGGCATGGGTCGGGTCTATCGGGCCGAGCAGAGCGTTCTGGGTCGCACCGTTGCGGTGAAGGTCATTCACCCGCACCTCTTGGCGGACGAGAACGCGGCGCTCCGGTTCATGACGGAGGCCCGCGCGGCCTCACAGTTGAACCACCCGAACTCGGTCTCGGTCTTCGACTTCGGGCGCACCGAGGACGGCCAGCCCTACCTGGTCATGGAATTTCTGCGAGGCAAGGACCTCGCGACCGTCGCCTGGGAAGAGGGACCCCTGCCCTTCAGCCGCATCGTCGACGTGCTGCGGCAGGCCCTCACGGCACTCGGTGAAGCCCACGAGCTTGGCATCGTGCATCGGGATTTGAAGCCCGAGAACATCATCCTCGAGCCGCTTCGACGCGGCGGCGACTTCGTCAAGGTCGTCGACTTCGGGCTCGCCAAACTCAAGGGCGACGCCCAGGGTCGGAGCATCACCAACCCCGGCATCGTGTGCGGAACACCAGACTACATGGCGCCGGAACAGGGCCGCGGCGACGCGCTCGACGGCCGTAGCGACCTCTACGGCCTCGGCGTCGTGTTGTTCCAACTGCTGACGGGCCGCCTGCCGTTCGACGCCGACAGCCCGACGCAGGTGGTGATGATGCACCTCACCATCCCGATGCCCGATCCGCGCCAGGTAGCGCCGGAGCGGAACATCCCGGACGTACTGGTCGACGTCGTCACGAAGGCAATGGCCAAGGAGGCCGACCAGCGTTACCAGGACGCGATCGAGTTCTCGGACGCACTCCTGGCGGCGCTCCGAGCGTTCGAGGGTGTGCCTTCCTCTCCTGTCGCGTCCGTCGGACCGGGAACGCTGCAGCCTGGCATGGAGGGCACGCTGACCGCACTCGGAGTCGAGTGTCCGGCCTGCAACTCCCGGGTCGCTTCCGCAAAGTTCTGCGGCGAGTGCGGCGAGCGGTTGCCGCTGAAGTCCCGCCCGGACAGCCCGACCCGCGCAGATTTTCCGCTTCCGCTGCTGGCCCGCGAAGAAGATCTGGCGTGGCTCGAAGACCGCCGCCGCCAGGTAGTGAACAGCATCGTCGGCGCCCGCATCGTGGGCGAAGCCGGCAGCGGAAAAACACGACTGCTTCAAGAGTTTGCGGCGCGCGCCCGCGCCGATGGCGATTGCGTGGTGCTCGTCGGCCCGGACCCGTTCTGGTGCGAGGCCGCCAATTCATCGTTGCGCGACGCACTGAAAGGCCTGACCGGCCTGGATGAAAAAGCCATCCGCGCGCTATCGGAAGACGCGAGCCCCGAGGCGCGCCGCGGCATCGAGGACGTCTTCGACGGCGAGCGAACTCGCCGAGACGACAAACGTTCGGCGGCCGAGCGCCGTTTCGCTGCCGCCGAAGCCTTGCGCTGGGCGTTGCTCGGTGCGGCGTCCGCCACCTCGAAGCGGGTGATCCTGGCCATCGACGAGCTGCACCGCATCGACGGGCCGAGTCGCGCGGCTTTTGCCGATGCTTTGGGGGAACCGCCCGAAGCCCGCGTGCTCATGGTGTGCACCCACGCGCCAGGTTTCGAGTCCGGGTGGGGTGCGAGCCACGCTGCGCGTGTCCTGTCCGGGCTCCCACCGCAGGCACTCTCCCAGGTGCTGTCGATGGTGCCGACGGCACAGCTCGACGCAGCGGAGGACGAGACCGGGCGCGGGGTCCTGCCGATGTACGCGGAGCAGCTGTTGCGCTTCCACCTCGACGGCGGCAATGACCCACCGCGACGGCTCGGCGATCTCGTGGGCCTGCGCGTCGATACCTTGGATCCATCCGCTCGGCGAACCCTGCAGTCCCTCAGCGTGCTCGGCGATCGCGTCGAGCTCGACATGCTCTTGGCACTTTTACCAAAGAACCATCCCGTCGAGACCTCTCTGGTCGAGCTGCAGACCGCGGGCATGGCGGTGCGCGCGGGTGAAGTTTGGTCCACTTCACACCCCCTCTTGCGTGAGCTGGTCCTGACCGGCATCCCGGCAGCAGTCCGGCGCGAGCTGCACGCAAAGGCGCTCCGGGTCTGTGAGCAGCACGCAGCACCCATCGAGGCTCAGGCTCTCCACGCCTACGAGGCCCAAGACTCGTTCCAAGCGTTGCTCCTGCTCGAACAGGTCGCCGACCGGGCAACCGCGCGAGGAGATCTCAACACCGAGATCGAAGCGCTGCGGCGAGGCCTCGAGATCGCTCGCCGCGACGTGGCCCGCGGCGAGCTCGACGATCCCCTGCGTGCCGTCCTGATCTTCGCGCGCAAGCTGGGCGCGGCGTTGACGCGTGCCGGGAACTTTGCCGACGCCGAGGGCATTCTGCGGGAGGCCCTCGACATCGCGGGGCCCAGTGGAGCCGATCGCGCACGTGTGCTCGGCAGCCTCGCGCAGGTCGCTCACGGTCGCCACCGCGAGGCCGAAGCGGTCAACTACATCGATCAAGCCATCGACACGGCCCGGCAGTCCGGCGCGTACGACTTGGTTTCGAGCTTCAGCGACGCCCGAAAAGCCTGGGCAAACTGA
- a CDS encoding SMI1/KNR4 family protein produces the protein MVTALRSKLRLPRRYRDFLSEADPLDVETRTPPERVRLLPSADLEAEQHGFCLDDKGEAVKAASPQGWRPSWVIVGHSALLGDPYFLDTSAPDPEGDCPVYTAMSGTDNWKPRLCATSFALFVRILAVGMEVAEGFAEEDVDTDDEQTFRDAFGPRLREYDPAALKAGHWT, from the coding sequence CTGGTGACCGCGCTCCGAAGCAAGCTGCGCCTGCCGCGCAGGTATCGGGATTTCCTCAGTGAAGCCGACCCACTCGACGTCGAGACGCGCACTCCGCCGGAGCGTGTCCGGCTTCTGCCGTCGGCTGATCTCGAGGCTGAACAACACGGGTTTTGCCTCGACGACAAGGGAGAGGCCGTCAAGGCGGCGTCACCCCAAGGTTGGCGCCCGAGCTGGGTGATTGTCGGCCACAGCGCGCTGCTCGGCGACCCGTACTTCCTCGACACCTCCGCCCCTGATCCGGAGGGAGATTGCCCCGTCTACACTGCGATGAGCGGGACCGACAACTGGAAGCCGCGCCTCTGCGCCACCAGCTTCGCGCTGTTCGTTCGCATCCTTGCCGTCGGGATGGAGGTCGCTGAGGGCTTCGCCGAAGAAGACGTCGACACGGACGACGAGCAGACCTTCCGCGACGCCTTCGGCCCGCGCCTGCGGGAGTACGACCCGGCGGCGTTGAAGGCCGGACACTGGACGTGA